In a genomic window of Flavobacterium lipolyticum:
- a CDS encoding LacI family DNA-binding transcriptional regulator, whose translation MKRKITLKQIAKELDVSISTVSKSLRDSQEIGEETRAKVQAFAKFYNYKPNNIALSLKNRKTKSIGIIIPEIVHHFFSTVINGIEQVANENGYSVVICLSDDSFDKEVLNMEMLANGSIDGFIMSLSKETQYKGDFHHITEVINQGMPVVMFDRVTNDILCDKVIIDDKAAAYEAVQSLIDNGRKKIALVTTVDYVSVGKLRTDGYEKALLDNGLPFNEDLIIKIEDVDTCEITISQLLHDRAFDAVFAVNELFAVTIIKTASKMGLKVPEDIAVIAFTDGIISKYSTPSITTVSQSGEKMGNKAAKMLIERLEAEHEDDDEENENYTTEVIETHLIKRESTD comes from the coding sequence ATGAAACGTAAAATAACCCTAAAGCAGATCGCAAAGGAACTTGACGTCTCTATTTCAACGGTCTCAAAGTCACTAAGAGACAGTCAGGAAATAGGAGAAGAAACGCGCGCAAAAGTGCAGGCATTTGCAAAGTTTTACAACTACAAGCCCAACAATATTGCCCTTAGTTTAAAAAATCGAAAAACCAAAAGTATTGGTATTATCATTCCGGAAATTGTACATCATTTTTTCTCTACCGTGATCAACGGAATTGAACAGGTAGCCAATGAAAATGGCTACAGTGTTGTAATCTGTTTGTCTGACGATTCGTTCGATAAAGAAGTGCTGAATATGGAAATGTTAGCCAACGGAAGTATCGATGGTTTTATCATGTCGCTCTCTAAAGAAACACAATACAAAGGTGATTTCCACCACATTACCGAGGTTATCAATCAGGGAATGCCGGTGGTCATGTTCGACCGTGTCACCAATGACATTTTGTGCGATAAAGTCATTATTGATGACAAAGCAGCTGCTTATGAAGCCGTTCAGAGTCTGATTGACAACGGCCGCAAAAAAATCGCTCTGGTCACTACCGTTGATTACGTAAGTGTGGGTAAACTCAGAACCGACGGTTACGAAAAAGCACTTCTCGACAATGGATTGCCTTTTAATGAAGATTTAATCATCAAAATTGAAGATGTTGACACCTGTGAAATCACTATCAGCCAGCTTTTACATGACCGCGCGTTTGATGCTGTTTTTGCCGTAAATGAGCTTTTTGCGGTAACCATTATCAAAACCGCAAGCAAAATGGGCCTCAAAGTTCCCGAAGATATCGCTGTAATCGCCTTTACTGACGGGATTATTTCTAAATACTCTACTCCAAGCATCACAACCGTAAGCCAGAGTGGTGAAAAAATGGGAAATAAAGCCGCTAAAATGCTGATCGAAAGACTCGAAGCGGAACATGAGGACGATGACGAAGAAAACGAAAATTACACCACAGAAGTTATTGAAACCCATTTGATAAAAAGAGAATCTACTGACTAA
- a CDS encoding SusC/RagA family TonB-linked outer membrane protein, with amino-acid sequence MKTIYKKLLFLFLLLPFTVLAQSTLTGSVVDSATGQPIPGVNVNVQGAPGGASTDFDGKFQLSNVKNGDKILVSFIGYKTSTVTYNGQKTLNVSLEEDTNQLKEVVVQVGYGTVKKKDATGSVSQISAKEFNKGINVTPESLIGGRIAGVNVVGGGAPGAKADIRIRGGSSLSASNDPLIILDGLPLSNAVPSGATSILSTIDPNDIESFTVLKDASAAAIYGSRAANGVIVITTKKGTKGGVKVNFSSQVGVNTVANTVDVLSADQFRAVVNAKGTPQQIATLGKANTNWQDEIFHTALTTNNNISVSGALFDKLPVRLSVGNVDNPGILRNTSFERTTTSISLNPVLFDKHLKIDISGNIAFAKNHFQDEGGVIGSALAFDPTQSVYQEGSRYGGYFEWLEANGNVPLLPARNPVARLNQEDKRATSTRKWGNISVDYKFHFFEDLRIIAEAGIDKFSSNGYNQQSTQSILGYQPNAFSNGNWINLGNYNSYTDDLQNKNLNTYLNYTKTLGKFKIDATAGYNYQLFQKEKYESGEVRQPTPREDVATDPNVNLQSYFGRLTLNYDSRYLLTLNYRRDGTSRFSKENRWGNFGGAAFAWNVAEESFLKGNSTLSSLKLRVGYGTTGQQDITSAYDFLPRVTLGTINSQYIFGNTVYPTARPEGYNTGIKWEELAETNIGVDFGFLNDRITGSVNYFDKKSSDLLADVLVPDGANLRNQGFNNIGSFETKGVEFSIQSDVVKNDNLTWNVAFNATYLHQKITDLGSTVPGFTGYIVGDNIAGGSGNKILINSVGYAPNSFFVYEQLYDANKRPIEGAYADRNGDGKIDDGDRYKYHKPSADYTFGLFSTLNYKKFDFAMNWRASLGNYIYDNVSSDKGYLLAGLRRQSDLGNISSDYNKTGFTTNNNYLSNYFVKDASFIKLDNVTLGYTLDKALLKSVSMRFSAGVQNVFVLTKYDGLDPEKFNGIDNNVYPRARTFIFGVNANF; translated from the coding sequence ATGAAAACAATTTACAAAAAGTTGTTATTTTTATTCCTCTTGTTACCGTTTACTGTGTTAGCTCAAAGCACTTTAACCGGATCAGTTGTCGATTCGGCAACGGGACAGCCAATCCCGGGAGTAAATGTAAATGTACAGGGTGCTCCAGGTGGAGCATCAACAGATTTTGACGGTAAATTTCAGTTATCTAATGTAAAAAATGGGGACAAAATTTTGGTTTCATTTATCGGATACAAAACGTCAACTGTAACTTATAATGGTCAAAAAACACTAAACGTTTCTTTAGAGGAAGATACCAATCAGCTTAAAGAAGTTGTGGTACAAGTAGGTTACGGTACCGTTAAGAAAAAGGATGCCACAGGTTCTGTATCTCAAATCTCGGCCAAAGAATTTAACAAAGGAATTAACGTAACTCCGGAGAGTTTAATCGGTGGACGTATCGCGGGTGTGAATGTTGTTGGAGGTGGTGCTCCGGGAGCTAAAGCGGATATCAGAATCCGTGGAGGATCTTCTTTAAGTGCCTCTAATGATCCGTTAATTATCTTAGACGGACTTCCTTTAAGTAATGCTGTACCAAGCGGTGCGACAAGTATTTTGTCTACCATAGATCCTAATGATATTGAGTCTTTTACGGTTCTTAAAGATGCGTCAGCGGCCGCTATCTACGGTTCACGTGCTGCAAATGGTGTAATTGTTATTACTACCAAAAAAGGAACAAAAGGCGGAGTGAAGGTTAATTTTAGCTCTCAGGTTGGGGTTAATACTGTCGCAAATACAGTAGATGTTTTAAGTGCGGATCAATTTCGAGCTGTAGTAAATGCAAAGGGAACACCACAGCAAATAGCGACATTAGGAAAAGCAAATACAAACTGGCAGGATGAAATCTTTCATACGGCTTTAACGACGAATAATAATATCTCGGTAAGCGGCGCTTTGTTCGATAAATTACCTGTACGTTTATCTGTTGGAAATGTAGATAATCCAGGAATCTTAAGAAACACTTCTTTTGAAAGAACTACGACATCGATATCGTTAAATCCGGTATTGTTTGACAAGCACTTAAAAATTGATATTAGCGGTAATATTGCATTTGCTAAAAATCATTTTCAGGATGAAGGTGGAGTAATTGGAAGTGCATTAGCTTTTGATCCTACACAATCTGTGTATCAGGAAGGTTCTCGTTATGGAGGTTATTTCGAATGGTTGGAGGCAAATGGTAACGTGCCTTTATTACCAGCCAGAAATCCTGTAGCCAGATTAAATCAGGAGGATAAAAGAGCTACTTCTACCAGAAAATGGGGAAATATTAGTGTAGATTATAAGTTTCATTTCTTTGAAGACTTGAGAATTATTGCTGAAGCCGGTATTGATAAATTTAGCAGCAACGGATATAATCAACAAAGTACACAAAGTATTCTGGGATATCAGCCAAATGCTTTTAGCAACGGGAACTGGATAAACTTAGGAAATTACAACTCCTATACAGATGATCTTCAAAATAAAAATTTAAACACCTATTTAAACTATACTAAAACTTTAGGGAAGTTTAAAATTGACGCTACTGCGGGATATAACTACCAGTTATTCCAAAAAGAAAAATATGAGTCAGGGGAAGTTAGACAGCCAACACCAAGAGAGGATGTTGCTACAGATCCGAATGTTAATCTGCAATCCTATTTTGGACGTTTGACTTTAAATTATGACAGCCGTTATTTATTGACCTTAAATTATAGAAGAGACGGAACTTCTCGTTTCTCTAAAGAGAACAGATGGGGTAATTTTGGAGGAGCAGCTTTTGCATGGAATGTTGCGGAAGAATCATTCTTAAAGGGAAATAGTACACTTTCAAGTCTAAAATTAAGAGTTGGGTATGGTACTACCGGGCAGCAAGACATTACATCTGCTTATGACTTTTTACCAAGAGTAACTTTAGGAACGATTAATTCTCAATACATTTTCGGAAATACGGTTTATCCAACAGCAAGACCGGAAGGATATAATACAGGTATCAAATGGGAAGAATTGGCCGAAACAAACATTGGTGTTGATTTTGGATTCCTTAATGACAGAATTACAGGTTCGGTAAACTATTTTGATAAAAAATCAAGCGATTTGTTAGCGGATGTTTTAGTTCCTGACGGAGCAAATTTAAGAAATCAGGGATTTAATAATATTGGAAGTTTTGAAACAAAAGGGGTTGAGTTTAGTATTCAGTCGGATGTCGTAAAAAATGATAATTTAACCTGGAATGTTGCTTTTAATGCTACTTATCTTCATCAGAAAATTACAGATTTAGGAAGTACAGTGCCTGGTTTCACCGGATATATTGTAGGAGATAATATCGCAGGAGGTTCTGGAAATAAAATTTTGATAAATTCAGTAGGATATGCTCCAAATTCATTCTTTGTTTATGAGCAATTGTATGATGCTAACAAAAGACCAATTGAAGGAGCTTATGCAGATAGAAACGGAGATGGAAAAATTGATGACGGAGACCGTTACAAATACCATAAACCGTCAGCAGATTACACTTTCGGTCTTTTTTCAACTTTAAATTACAAAAAGTTTGATTTTGCAATGAACTGGAGAGCCAGTTTAGGAAATTACATTTATGACAACGTAAGTTCAGATAAAGGATATTTATTAGCAGGATTGAGAAGACAGTCTGATTTGGGTAATATTAGTTCTGATTATAATAAGACCGGATTCACAACAAATAATAATTATTTATCAAATTATTTTGTAAAAGATGCCTCGTTTATAAAATTAGACAATGTAACGTTAGGGTATACTTTGGATAAAGCCTTGTTGAAATCTGTTTCTATGAGGTTTTCAGCAGGAGTACAGAATGTTTTTGTACTTACGAAATACGATGGTTTAGATCCTGAGAAATTCAACGGAATTGATAACAATGTGTATCCAAGAGCCCGTACTTTTATATTTGGTGTAAATGCTAATTTTTAA